The Triplophysa rosa linkage group LG15, Trosa_1v2, whole genome shotgun sequence genome has a segment encoding these proteins:
- the nkx2.4b gene encoding NK2 homeobox 4b, with the protein MSLSPKHSTPFSVTDILSPIEETFKKFAAMESTASLASPLYRQTQVSQANLQQHNMSHNAYHMPHSQYTAMGGYCNGTIGTMGDLPSYQESVRNGATATAWYGSNPEPRYPTISRFMGHSAGMNMGTIPGMDVTKSMVTLHAAPRRKRRVLFSQAQVYELERRFKQQKYLSAPEREHLASMIHLTPTQVKIWFQNHRYKMKRQAKDKASQQPDSGNLCAQQSPRRVAVPVLVKDGKPCQNGSNTPTPVHQQVHETLASPEDLEEMSPSPPLMNGLSQTDAALMEYTSNMVSSNLLYGRTW; encoded by the exons ATGTCATTGAGCCCCAAACATTCAACTCCTTTCTCAGTGACCGATATTTTGAGCCCGATCGAGGAGACCTTTAAGAAGTTTGCAGCCATGGAGAGCACCGCGAGCCTGGCGTCTCCTCTCTACAGACAGACTCAGGTGTCTCAAGCAAACCTGCAGCAGCACAACATGAGCCATAACGCCTATCACATGCCTCACTCTCAGTACACGGCAATGGGAGGCTACTGCAACGGTACTATTGGCACTATGGGAGACCTGCCTTCGTACCAGGAGAGCGTAAGGAACGGTGCAACGGCGACGGCGTGGTACGGCTCGAACCCGGAGCCAAGATATCCAACAA TTTCCAGATTTATGGGCCACTCGGCAGGCATGAACATGGGAACAATACCGGGCATGGATGTGACTAAATCTATGGTGACTTTGCACGCCGCGCCCCGAAGGAAACGGCGCGTCCTCTTCTCCCAAGCGCAGGTGTACGAACTGGAGCGGCGATTTAAGCAGCAGAAATATCTGTCTGCTCCGGAGAGGGAACATTTGGCCAGCATGATTCACCTGACACCGACCCAGGTGAAGATCTGGTTCCAGAACCACAGGTACAAAATGAAACGCCAGGCGAAGGACAAAGCTTCCCAGCAGCCGGACAGCGGGAACCTTTGCGCGCAACAGTCGCCGAGGCGCGTCGCGGTGCCCGTGTTGGTTAAAGACGGTAAACCGTGTCAGAACGGTTCCAATACGCCGACGCCGGTCCACCAGCAAGTCCACGAGACTTTAGCTTCACCCGAGGACCTGGAAGAAATGTCCCCGAGTCCTCCTCTCATGAACGGCCTCTCTCAGACTGACGCTGCGCTCATGGAGTACACCAGCAACATGGTGAGCTCCAACCTGCTGTACGGCCGAACATGGTGA